Proteins found in one bacterium genomic segment:
- a CDS encoding carboxymuconolactone decarboxylase family protein: MAAAFGEVRRLGRPLLNLYRVLANQPPALRAFLGMSRYIRDDSTLPAPLRELTILATAHALGVRYEQVHHMDIARRAGVPDTKLAAFPAWQGSAAFDAAERAAMAYAHEIATTRRASDGAFDALRAHFSPAQIVDLTLTVGWYHLVGCVLVPLEVDVEA; this comes from the coding sequence GTGGCGGCGGCTTTCGGCGAAGTCCGGCGCCTCGGCCGGCCGCTGCTCAACCTCTACCGCGTCCTGGCCAACCAGCCGCCGGCCCTCCGGGCGTTCCTCGGCATGTCGCGCTACATCCGCGACGACAGCACGCTTCCCGCGCCGCTCCGCGAACTGACGATTCTTGCGACCGCGCACGCGCTCGGCGTCCGATACGAGCAGGTGCATCACATGGACATCGCCCGGCGCGCGGGCGTGCCGGACACCAAACTGGCCGCGTTCCCGGCGTGGCAGGGGAGTGCCGCCTTCGACGCGGCCGAGCGGGCGGCCATGGCGTACGCGCACGAGATCGCGACCACACGTCGCGCCTCGGACGGCGCCTTCGACGCGCTGCGCGCGCACTTCAGCCCGGCGCAGATCGTCGATCTCACGCTGACGGTCGGCTGGTACCATCTCGTCGGATGCGTGCTCGTGCCGCTCGAGGTGGACGTCGAGGCGTGA
- a CDS encoding alcohol dehydrogenase catalytic domain-containing protein: protein MAEMRAALIHQARDIRVATVPRPEPKDGELLLRVRTVGVCGSDLHYYREGSVGTATITSPTILGHEFSAEVADDRGAAHGLPRGTLVAVDPARPCGRCEWCLHGHQNLCPDVMFAGSPGLAGGLAEFHTAPPEALFAVPKDFDAATTAMLEPLGVAIFTLDLARLRPMENVAVIGAGPIGQLLIQVAREAGAGHVWVVDPIAYRVDAAKRAGADEASTDAAAVDRWTGGRGADVVLEATNSPTGPETAVACARVGGRIVLVGIPDGDRFSLAASAVRGKALTIKWQKRMGHVYPRAIQMVRAGRVKFDPIMTHTFALDRVPDAFRFQNAYQEGVLKTMIEVG from the coding sequence ATGGCGGAAATGCGCGCCGCGCTCATCCACCAAGCCCGGGACATCCGCGTGGCGACGGTCCCGCGGCCGGAGCCGAAGGACGGCGAGCTGCTGCTCCGCGTCCGGACGGTGGGCGTGTGCGGCAGCGACCTTCATTATTATCGCGAGGGCAGCGTCGGCACGGCGACCATCACATCGCCGACGATCCTCGGCCACGAGTTCTCGGCCGAGGTGGCGGACGATCGGGGGGCGGCTCACGGCCTGCCGCGCGGCACGCTGGTGGCGGTCGACCCGGCGCGGCCCTGCGGCCGGTGCGAATGGTGTCTTCACGGCCACCAAAACCTGTGCCCCGACGTGATGTTCGCGGGCTCACCCGGGCTGGCGGGCGGCCTCGCCGAGTTCCACACCGCGCCGCCGGAGGCACTGTTCGCCGTGCCGAAGGATTTCGACGCGGCAACCACGGCGATGCTCGAGCCGCTCGGCGTGGCGATCTTTACGCTCGACCTCGCGCGCCTCCGGCCGATGGAAAATGTCGCGGTGATCGGCGCGGGACCGATCGGACAATTGCTGATCCAAGTGGCACGGGAGGCCGGCGCGGGGCACGTCTGGGTCGTCGATCCGATCGCCTATCGCGTGGACGCCGCGAAGCGCGCCGGCGCCGACGAGGCGTCGACGGACGCCGCGGCGGTGGACCGCTGGACCGGCGGCCGGGGCGCCGACGTGGTGTTGGAGGCGACCAACTCGCCGACCGGGCCGGAGACCGCCGTGGCCTGCGCGCGGGTCGGCGGCCGCATCGTCCTCGTGGGCATCCCCGACGGCGACCGCTTCAGCCTCGCCGCCTCGGCGGTGCGCGGCAAGGCCTTGACGATCAAATGGCAGAAGCGGATGGGCCACGTCTATCCGCGCGCGATTCAGATGGTCCGGGCCGGCCGCGTCAAGTTCGACCCGATCATGACGCACACGTTCGCGCTCGACCGCGTGCCGGACGCCTTCCGGTTCCAGAACGCGTACCAGGAAGGCGTGCTGAAAACGATGATCGAGGTCGGCTAG
- a CDS encoding cupin domain-containing protein — protein MKPRWLVLGPREGEALRLRPPSRSGNVTIKVDRRRAGSPLLAVGHQRLGPGASIPVHLHEHQDEVLFVHAGRGTAVFDGRRVPVRTRSTVFVRRGVWHGVDNTSRADLHLIWIISPPGLEEMFRDISVRRGGRPEPMTRDEFAALVRRHRMHVRAAAHPTRAGGAPAARRPAASRAARPRPRRRTPQSRRRSSARRG, from the coding sequence GTGAAACCACGGTGGCTGGTGCTGGGTCCGCGGGAGGGTGAGGCGCTGCGGCTGCGGCCGCCGTCGCGCAGCGGCAACGTGACGATCAAGGTGGACCGGCGGCGTGCCGGATCGCCGCTCCTCGCCGTGGGCCACCAACGCCTCGGTCCGGGAGCCTCGATTCCGGTGCACCTGCACGAGCATCAGGACGAGGTCCTCTTCGTACACGCCGGGCGCGGAACGGCCGTCTTCGACGGCCGGCGGGTGCCCGTCCGAACGCGCAGCACCGTCTTCGTGCGCCGCGGCGTCTGGCACGGCGTGGACAACACGAGCCGCGCCGACCTGCACCTCATCTGGATCATCTCGCCGCCCGGGCTCGAGGAAATGTTCCGCGACATCAGCGTCCGCCGGGGCGGGCGCCCCGAGCCGATGACGCGCGACGAATTCGCCGCCCTCGTCCGCCGCCACCGCATGCACGTCCGGGCGGCGGCGCATCCTACGCGAGCAGGTGGGGCGCCTGCCGCTCGACGTCCGGCCGCATCTCGCGCAGCGCGTCCCCGACCGCGCCGGCGCACGCCTCAATCTCGGCGTCGGTCATCGGCGCGCAGAGGCTGA
- a CDS encoding aspartate aminotransferase family protein, with protein MTSALETYLSRTAESRRLHERARRVMPGGDTRTSAYWAPYPVFVERGEGCRLWDADGHPYVDFVNNYTSLILGHAHPAVLEAVTRELARGTAYAAPLVPQIALAEMLVERVPSLETVRFCNSGTEATLFALRAARALTGRPRFIKIEGGFHGTHDAVEVSVSPDLASAGPAGDPRPVPDSAGLPPHVADDVVIVPFNDVAAAERAFARHPGEIGALIVEPVPGGLSYIPPAPGYLAGLREVTRKNGALLIFDEIQTLRLSRGGAQELFRVTPDLTAMGKIIGGGFPVGAFGGRRDVMDLFDPNRPGHLHHSGTFNGNRATMVAGQAVLKILDQPQIDRLNALGDRLRAGLSETVRASGIRAQVTGVGSFSSVLLTDKPVTDYRSKAAIPAALQSLLHLHLLNRGVYSMSRGAFSLCAPMTDAEIEACAGAVGDALREMRPDVERQAPHLLA; from the coding sequence ATGACCAGCGCCCTCGAGACCTACCTCAGCCGCACGGCCGAATCCCGGCGCCTTCACGAGCGGGCGCGCCGCGTCATGCCGGGCGGCGACACCCGGACCTCCGCCTATTGGGCGCCCTACCCGGTGTTCGTGGAGCGCGGCGAAGGATGCCGCCTCTGGGACGCGGACGGCCACCCGTACGTGGACTTCGTCAACAACTACACGTCGCTCATTCTCGGCCACGCGCATCCCGCGGTGCTCGAGGCCGTGACCCGCGAACTGGCGCGCGGCACCGCCTACGCCGCGCCGCTGGTCCCGCAGATCGCGCTGGCCGAGATGCTGGTGGAGCGTGTGCCCTCGCTCGAGACGGTGCGCTTCTGCAACTCGGGCACCGAGGCCACGCTGTTCGCGCTGCGGGCGGCCCGCGCACTCACCGGCCGGCCGCGGTTCATCAAGATCGAAGGCGGCTTCCACGGCACCCACGACGCGGTCGAGGTGAGCGTCTCGCCCGACCTCGCGTCGGCGGGACCGGCGGGCGATCCGCGTCCGGTCCCGGATTCCGCCGGCCTGCCGCCGCACGTGGCCGACGACGTGGTGATCGTGCCCTTCAACGACGTCGCCGCGGCCGAGCGCGCGTTTGCGCGGCATCCCGGCGAGATCGGCGCGCTGATCGTGGAACCCGTTCCCGGCGGGCTGAGCTACATTCCGCCGGCCCCGGGCTACCTCGCCGGGCTGCGCGAGGTCACGCGCAAGAACGGGGCGCTCCTGATCTTCGACGAGATCCAGACGCTGCGGCTCAGCCGCGGCGGCGCGCAGGAACTCTTCCGGGTCACGCCCGATCTCACGGCGATGGGCAAGATCATCGGCGGCGGATTTCCCGTCGGCGCCTTCGGCGGACGCCGCGACGTGATGGATCTGTTCGACCCGAACCGGCCCGGCCATCTCCATCACTCCGGGACCTTCAACGGCAACCGGGCGACGATGGTCGCGGGGCAGGCGGTCTTGAAAATCCTCGACCAGCCGCAGATCGACCGGCTCAACGCGCTCGGCGACCGCCTGCGGGCCGGCCTCTCTGAGACGGTGCGCGCGTCGGGGATTCGCGCGCAGGTCACCGGGGTCGGCTCGTTCTCCAGCGTGCTGCTGACCGACAAGCCGGTCACGGACTACCGGTCGAAGGCCGCGATCCCGGCGGCGCTGCAGTCGCTGCTGCACCTGCACCTCTTGAACCGTGGCGTGTACTCGATGTCGCGGGGCGCTTTCAGCCTCTGCGCGCCGATGACCGACGCCGAGATTGAGGCGTGCGCCGGCGCGGTCGGGGACGCGCTGCGCGAGATGCGGCCGGACGTCGAGCGGCAGGCGCCCCACCTGCTCGCGTAG
- a CDS encoding SDR family oxidoreductase, translating into MPSRSTKVAIVTGAGTGVGRAVARALLDEGYAVTLAGRRRAPLEATARASKAPASRRLIVPTDIGDHASVRSLFAKTKKQFGRLDLLFNNAGLNAPGIPLEDLSYEQWTSVVNVNLTGTFLCTQEAFRIMKSQTPRGGRIINNGSISAHAPRPNSAPYTSTKHAVTGLTKSTALDGRKYDIACGQVDIGNAITPMTERMVQGVTQADGSVRPEPRIDPKYVADAVVYMAGLPLDTNVLFLTVMATKMPFVGRG; encoded by the coding sequence ATGCCTTCGCGGTCGACCAAGGTTGCGATTGTCACCGGCGCGGGGACCGGCGTCGGGAGGGCCGTGGCGCGCGCGCTTTTAGATGAAGGCTACGCGGTCACGCTGGCCGGCCGCCGCCGGGCGCCGCTCGAGGCGACCGCGCGCGCGTCGAAGGCACCCGCGTCCCGCAGGTTGATCGTCCCGACCGATATCGGCGATCACGCGTCGGTGCGGAGCCTGTTCGCGAAGACGAAGAAGCAGTTCGGGCGGCTCGACCTCCTCTTCAACAACGCCGGGCTCAACGCGCCGGGCATTCCCCTCGAAGACCTCAGCTACGAGCAGTGGACGTCGGTGGTCAACGTGAACCTCACCGGCACCTTCCTGTGCACGCAGGAGGCCTTCCGGATCATGAAGAGCCAGACTCCCCGCGGCGGACGGATCATCAACAACGGGTCGATTTCCGCGCACGCGCCGCGTCCGAACTCGGCGCCCTACACGTCGACGAAGCACGCGGTCACCGGGCTCACGAAGTCGACCGCGCTCGACGGGCGAAAGTACGACATCGCCTGCGGGCAGGTCGACATCGGCAACGCGATCACGCCGATGACCGAGCGCATGGTGCAGGGCGTGACGCAGGCCGACGGCTCGGTGCGGCCCGAGCCACGCATCGATCCGAAGTACGTCGCCGACGCGGTGGTTTACATGGCGGGACTGCCGTTGGACACGAACGTGCTGTTTCTGACCGTGATGGCGACGAAGATGCCGTTCGTCGGACGAGGCTGA
- the ilvD gene encoding dihydroxy-acid dehydratase — protein sequence MAKTLSKLNRRSAAVTEGPNRAPARAMLRATGLDDEALRKPLIGVASSWNEVTPCNLHLNVLARHVKDGIRAAGGTPIEFTTIAVSDGISMGYEGMKASLVSRDLIADSVELETLAEGFDGLVTIAGCDKSLPGMMMAMARLNVPSVFLYGGTIMPGKFEGRDVSIVDVFEAVGKVAAGRMTPEQLYQLECAACPGAGSCGGMYTANTMASCSVALGLALPGSESIPALDPRRAEICRRSGEAAMHMLREGIRPRDILTRQAFENAISSEVATGGSTNAVLHLLALAQEAGVPLALGDFDAIARRTPHIADMHPGGKYMMVDLDRVGGISVVLRELLDGGLLHGGAMTVTGKTMAENLAGVQRPAGQDVVRALASPIAPRGTLAVLTGTLAPEGAVIKTAGVKRETFRGPARVFEREEDALEAITTRRIAAGEVLVIRYEGPKGGPGMREMLAVTGALGGVGLGEEVALITDGRFSGGTRGFAIGHVAPEAAHGGPMAVVRDGDTIVIDLPRRRLDLDVPAEEVKRRLGAWKAPEPRYKTGALAKYARLVRSAAQGAVVLP from the coding sequence ATGGCCAAGACGCTTTCCAAGCTGAACCGGCGGTCGGCCGCGGTGACGGAAGGGCCGAACCGCGCCCCGGCGCGCGCGATGCTGCGGGCGACCGGCCTCGACGACGAGGCCCTGCGGAAGCCGCTGATCGGCGTCGCCTCGTCCTGGAACGAGGTCACCCCGTGCAACCTCCACCTCAACGTGCTGGCGCGCCACGTCAAGGACGGCATCCGCGCGGCCGGCGGGACGCCGATCGAGTTCACGACGATCGCGGTCAGCGACGGGATCTCGATGGGCTACGAAGGCATGAAGGCGTCGCTCGTCAGCCGCGATCTGATCGCGGACTCCGTCGAACTCGAGACGCTCGCGGAGGGCTTCGACGGCCTCGTCACCATCGCGGGCTGCGACAAGAGCCTGCCCGGGATGATGATGGCGATGGCGCGCCTCAACGTGCCGTCGGTGTTTCTCTACGGCGGGACGATCATGCCGGGCAAGTTCGAAGGCCGCGACGTGTCCATCGTCGACGTCTTTGAGGCGGTCGGCAAGGTCGCCGCGGGGAGGATGACGCCGGAACAGCTCTACCAGCTCGAGTGCGCCGCGTGTCCGGGGGCGGGATCGTGCGGCGGCATGTACACCGCCAACACGATGGCGTCGTGCTCGGTCGCGCTGGGCCTTGCGCTGCCGGGCAGCGAGTCGATCCCCGCGCTCGATCCGCGCCGCGCCGAGATCTGCCGGCGGAGCGGCGAAGCCGCCATGCACATGCTGCGGGAGGGCATCCGGCCGCGGGACATCCTGACGCGGCAGGCGTTCGAAAACGCGATCTCCTCCGAGGTGGCCACCGGCGGCTCGACCAACGCGGTGCTGCACCTGCTTGCGCTGGCGCAGGAGGCCGGCGTCCCGCTCGCGCTCGGCGACTTCGACGCGATCGCGCGGCGGACGCCCCACATCGCGGACATGCACCCGGGCGGCAAGTACATGATGGTGGATCTCGATCGCGTCGGCGGCATCAGCGTCGTGCTGCGGGAACTGCTCGACGGCGGGCTCCTCCACGGCGGCGCCATGACTGTGACCGGCAAGACGATGGCGGAGAACCTGGCCGGGGTGCAGCGGCCGGCCGGGCAGGACGTCGTTCGCGCCCTTGCCTCCCCGATCGCGCCGCGGGGCACGCTCGCGGTGCTTACCGGGACGCTGGCGCCCGAAGGCGCCGTCATCAAGACGGCCGGCGTGAAGCGGGAGACCTTCCGTGGTCCCGCGCGCGTCTTCGAGCGCGAGGAGGACGCGCTGGAGGCGATCACCACGCGGCGGATCGCCGCCGGCGAGGTACTCGTGATCCGCTACGAGGGGCCGAAGGGCGGACCGGGCATGCGCGAAATGCTGGCCGTGACCGGCGCGCTCGGCGGCGTGGGGCTCGGCGAGGAGGTTGCGCTGATCACCGACGGACGGTTCTCCGGCGGGACCCGGGGGTTTGCGATCGGCCACGTGGCGCCGGAAGCGGCGCACGGCGGCCCGATGGCCGTCGTGCGGGACGGTGACACGATCGTGATCGACCTGCCGCGGCGGCGCCTCGACCTGGACGTGCCGGCCGAGGAGGTCAAGCGGCGGCTCGGGGCCTGGAAGGCGCCGGAACCGCGGTACAAGACCGGCGCGCTCGCCAAATACGCGCGTCTCGTCAGGTCGGCGGCGCAGGGCGCGGTCGTCCTGCCCTAG
- a CDS encoding ribonuclease H-like domain-containing protein — protein sequence MPRPVIGLDIETVGQDWETLSPRVQTYLSEAPKGEPDVDAAKEKLSLHAATGRIVAIGLWNLDTARGRVLVDGDGSGWAAFGEDAEVFRGPEAALVGEFWNAIAKDSPLVVTFNGRAFDAPYLMLRSAILGVPPSRNLMGPRYRLSSHCDLYDVLTFWNASRMRGGLEFWCCQFGLPSSKDGMRGADVGGMYREGRFDEIARYCLDDARVTALLYERLRPVIAVLDTGTTL from the coding sequence GTGCCGAGACCCGTGATCGGCCTGGATATCGAGACCGTCGGCCAGGACTGGGAGACGCTGTCGCCGCGCGTGCAGACGTATCTCAGCGAGGCTCCGAAGGGCGAGCCCGACGTCGACGCCGCCAAGGAGAAGCTGTCGCTCCACGCCGCGACCGGCCGCATCGTCGCGATCGGGCTGTGGAATCTGGACACCGCCCGCGGCCGCGTCCTGGTCGATGGGGACGGCTCCGGCTGGGCCGCGTTCGGCGAGGACGCGGAGGTCTTCCGCGGGCCCGAGGCGGCGCTCGTCGGCGAGTTCTGGAACGCGATCGCGAAGGACTCGCCCCTCGTCGTCACCTTCAACGGCCGGGCGTTCGACGCGCCCTACCTGATGCTGCGCTCCGCGATCCTCGGCGTCCCGCCGTCGCGCAACCTCATGGGCCCGCGCTACCGGTTGAGCAGCCACTGCGATCTGTACGACGTGCTGACGTTTTGGAACGCGAGCCGGATGCGGGGCGGCCTCGAATTCTGGTGCTGCCAGTTCGGCCTTCCGTCGTCGAAGGACGGCATGCGCGGCGCCGACGTGGGCGGCATGTACCGCGAAGGCCGGTTCGACGAGATCGCGCGCTACTGTCTCGACGACGCCCGCGTGACGGCGCTGCTCTACGAGCGGCTCCGGCCGGTGATCGCGGTGCTCGATACCGGAACGACGCTGTGA